From a single Candidatus Methylomirabilota bacterium genomic region:
- the tilS gene encoding tRNA lysidine(34) synthetase TilS — MREPVFAAVRKAIATYRLIQPGEGVVVAVSGGVDSIVLLHCLLRLRAEFSLTLHVAHFDHCLRESSRRDALFVQEVAASWDLPATTKSWVREARRGGSLQAEARRARYHFLEDMASQVGATKIAMGHHQDDQAETVLLHLLRGSGLRGLRGILPVKAGLLIRPLLAVGREDIEAYAKAHRLSFVEDPTNRDLRYHRNRIRQHLLPLLQKEYNPAITRTLARMAALVAEDEGYLEKVAREVSGPLVDSQESAAWMELSALRRLAPAIRRRIIERAIRDLTPDAYITSAHLEAVEKLMGPGGGSAVTLPQNQWAWRSGGLLYVGRRERKEQSILHQELRVPGELIHADWGIKIEATILPRSMADPSETTPDRAFIDWKQVLPPLVVRSWRPGDRFRPWRLKGSKKLQDLFVDAKIPREERQKIPVVTDQQGILWVPGFRIDERAGIGDTTEEVLVLAVHRGAGPAAP; from the coding sequence GTGCGAGAACCGGTTTTCGCGGCCGTTCGAAAGGCCATCGCGACTTACAGGCTCATTCAGCCAGGGGAAGGGGTGGTGGTTGCGGTTTCAGGCGGGGTCGACTCCATCGTGTTGCTCCACTGCCTCCTGCGTCTGCGCGCCGAATTTTCTCTCACCCTTCACGTTGCACATTTCGATCATTGCCTGCGAGAGAGTTCCCGGAGGGATGCGCTCTTTGTACAAGAAGTGGCGGCCTCGTGGGATTTGCCTGCCACCACGAAATCCTGGGTACGGGAGGCGCGGCGTGGCGGATCGCTTCAGGCGGAAGCCCGGCGGGCGCGATACCACTTTCTGGAGGACATGGCGTCCCAGGTGGGAGCGACAAAGATTGCCATGGGACACCACCAGGACGATCAGGCAGAGACGGTCCTCCTTCATCTGCTCAGGGGCTCGGGGCTTCGGGGACTGCGAGGGATCCTGCCCGTCAAAGCGGGGCTCCTGATTCGACCGCTGCTTGCCGTAGGCCGAGAGGACATCGAGGCATATGCCAAGGCGCACCGGCTCTCCTTCGTAGAAGATCCCACGAACAGAGACCTCCGTTACCACCGGAACCGGATCCGCCAGCACCTCCTTCCATTGCTCCAGAAGGAATATAATCCGGCTATTACCAGAACGTTAGCCCGGATGGCGGCCTTGGTTGCAGAGGACGAGGGATATCTTGAAAAAGTCGCTCGTGAGGTCTCCGGTCCCCTGGTGGACTCTCAGGAGAGCGCGGCGTGGATGGAACTCAGCGCCCTTCGGCGTCTGGCCCCCGCCATTCGTCGCCGGATTATCGAGCGGGCGATTCGGGACCTCACCCCTGATGCGTACATTACTTCTGCCCACCTGGAGGCAGTGGAAAAGCTGATGGGCCCCGGGGGGGGGTCGGCGGTGACTCTTCCTCAGAATCAGTGGGCTTGGAGGTCTGGGGGCCTTCTCTACGTCGGGAGGCGGGAACGGAAAGAACAGTCTATATTGCATCAGGAATTGCGGGTACCGGGTGAGCTCATCCATGCCGACTGGGGAATCAAGATAGAGGCTACGATCCTGCCTCGATCGATGGCAGACCCCTCGGAAACCACTCCAGATCGAGCATTTATCGACTGGAAGCAGGTCCTGCCTCCGCTGGTGGTGAGGAGTTGGAGACCGGGGGATCGCTTCCGCCCCTGGAGGCTCAAGGGGAGTAAGAAGCTGCAAGATCTCTTCGTCGATGCGAAGATCCCTCGGGAGGAACGACAAAAGATCCCCGTCGTCACGGATCAGCAAGGGATCCTGTGGGTTCCCGGATTTCGGATCGATGAGCGCGCGGGAATTGGAGACACGACCGAAGAGGTCCTCGTCCTCGCTGTCCACCG
- a CDS encoding ATP-binding protein, whose translation MAYPETPKRTVLVVDDERFMRELCGDILSQADFQVLLASDAPEGLALAESDPPSVILLDVMLPGMNGIDALTHFSQVAPFAPVVIITAYASLQSAIGSLKHGAYDYIPKPFKPDSLVAAVQRAEERHRLLVENATIVQTLQEKVTDLTRLHRTANELAKDLGRRMEARTEELLRSERLTEGIITHLASGLMVTDQGGAITLINPQGALALRCQAEELLGRKLTDLFSDAGELLEVRGESSQRELELILPDGSTIPLGFNNSYLTDAQDNREGVIVVFRDLSEIKQLQAELRRKDRFAAIGQVVAGVAHEIRNPLFGITSGAEILKREVDFTPAHRNLVEAMFSETQRLNALVSDLLLFGGPSRLERQTTDFHQLLDATCHLYVGEVRERSIHLQKTYDPHLPAVFADQDKLKQVILNLLKNALEATPPGGTITVGTRLHRKGKTGEQVEMFISDTGSGIPAEDQGRIFDLFFTTKPRGTGLGLPICRRIVEDHGGSITAESQPSQGTTFTVRLPLKHVDR comes from the coding sequence ATGGCCTATCCAGAGACACCAAAACGAACCGTCCTCGTGGTGGATGACGAACGCTTCATGCGGGAGCTCTGTGGAGACATCCTTTCCCAGGCAGACTTCCAAGTCCTGCTGGCCTCAGACGCTCCGGAGGGCCTTGCCCTAGCCGAGTCCGATCCCCCATCGGTTATCCTCCTGGATGTCATGCTTCCCGGGATGAACGGAATCGACGCGCTGACCCATTTTTCCCAGGTGGCCCCTTTTGCTCCTGTGGTCATCATCACCGCCTACGCATCCCTGCAAAGTGCCATCGGGTCCCTAAAACACGGCGCCTATGACTACATCCCGAAACCGTTTAAACCGGATTCGCTCGTAGCAGCGGTCCAGCGGGCCGAGGAGCGCCACCGGCTCCTGGTCGAGAATGCCACGATCGTCCAGACCCTGCAGGAAAAAGTGACTGATCTCACCCGCCTCCACCGAACGGCGAACGAGCTGGCGAAGGATCTGGGCCGGCGCATGGAGGCCCGCACGGAAGAACTCCTCCGGAGCGAGCGCCTCACCGAGGGCATCATTACTCACTTGGCGAGCGGACTGATGGTAACCGATCAGGGCGGAGCGATCACCTTGATCAATCCGCAGGGAGCCCTTGCCCTACGATGTCAAGCGGAGGAATTGCTGGGTCGCAAGCTGACTGACCTCTTCTCCGACGCCGGCGAGCTGTTAGAGGTCCGGGGCGAGTCCAGCCAGCGCGAGTTGGAACTCATCTTGCCGGACGGCAGCACCATCCCCCTTGGTTTCAACAACTCGTATCTCACCGACGCTCAGGACAACCGCGAGGGGGTAATCGTGGTCTTCCGGGACCTGAGTGAGATCAAGCAGCTCCAAGCGGAACTGCGCCGCAAAGACCGTTTCGCGGCCATCGGACAAGTGGTGGCTGGCGTGGCTCATGAGATCCGGAACCCCCTCTTCGGCATCACCTCTGGGGCCGAGATCCTCAAGCGAGAGGTGGATTTCACCCCAGCCCATCGCAACCTGGTCGAGGCGATGTTCTCGGAAACCCAGCGCCTCAATGCTTTGGTCAGCGATCTTCTCCTCTTCGGAGGACCATCCCGGCTGGAACGACAAACCACCGACTTTCACCAACTCCTGGATGCAACTTGCCACCTGTACGTCGGCGAAGTCCGCGAGCGTTCCATCCACCTGCAAAAGACCTACGATCCCCATCTGCCGGCTGTCTTCGCGGATCAAGATAAGCTGAAACAGGTCATTTTGAATCTGCTCAAGAATGCCCTCGAGGCGACCCCGCCCGGAGGAACCATCACCGTGGGGACGCGGCTTCACCGAAAGGGGAAAACGGGTGAGCAGGTAGAGATGTTTATCAGCGACACGGGATCCGGCATCCCCGCTGAGGACCAGGGCCGCATCTTTGACCTCTTTTTCACCACCAAGCCCCGGGGAACGGGCTTGGGACTCCCGATCTGCCGGCGGATTGTCGAAGATCACGGAGGAAGCATTACGGCGGAGAGTCAGCCGAGCCAAGGGACGACCTTCACCGTGCGACTCCCTCTCAAACACGTTGACAGGTAA
- a CDS encoding sigma-54 dependent transcriptional regulator, whose protein sequence is MKPTLAIIDDETLIRQVLRHHFERRGYRVLEASTASQGIQIVREEDPDVVLLDLKLPDLDGLSTLNRIKTSQPDTAVIVLTAHGTYEKAVEAVKGGAEDFLIKEPAEGNLAAMELRVSKAVDRLRKDRIRSYYSQHFRRRATDKEPAIPGEHPSIVALNGLVDLVAQNPSTTLLITGESGTGKELAAKAIHQKSSRRDKAFVEINCAGLSENLLDSELFGHERGSFTDAKSMKRGLLEVADSGTVLLDEIGDMSLAVQPKLLRVLETRTFRRVGGIRDISVDVRIITATNKDLKKLVETGSFREDLYYRLKVMPVAMPPLRERGRDVLLLAQLFVQEFNTFLKKRIRGFSEEAQEILLAYPWPGNVREVKNVTERAMILCRSDMILPENLPADLPGVTGKPVRDTTEEKASHRPGRRETDPFLPLAALEKNHIREALEATEGNRTQAAKLLGISRSTLQDKIKRYRLQK, encoded by the coding sequence ATGAAGCCGACACTGGCCATTATCGATGACGAAACCTTAATCCGGCAGGTTCTGCGCCACCATTTTGAGCGCAGGGGGTACCGGGTCCTGGAAGCGTCCACTGCCTCGCAAGGGATCCAAATCGTTCGGGAGGAGGACCCCGATGTGGTCCTCCTGGACCTCAAGCTCCCAGATCTGGACGGCCTGAGCACCCTGAACCGCATCAAGACGAGCCAGCCTGATACCGCGGTGATTGTGCTCACCGCTCACGGCACCTACGAAAAGGCCGTGGAGGCTGTGAAGGGTGGAGCGGAAGACTTTTTGATCAAAGAGCCCGCGGAAGGAAACCTCGCAGCGATGGAACTCAGGGTGTCGAAGGCGGTGGACAGGCTCCGGAAGGACCGGATTCGCTCGTATTATAGCCAACATTTCCGAAGACGGGCGACAGACAAAGAACCGGCGATTCCCGGTGAGCATCCCTCCATTGTGGCCCTCAACGGATTGGTGGATCTTGTCGCCCAGAACCCCTCAACCACCCTCCTCATCACGGGAGAAAGCGGGACGGGAAAGGAGCTGGCGGCCAAGGCAATCCATCAGAAGTCAAGCCGACGAGACAAGGCCTTTGTGGAGATCAATTGTGCGGGGCTCTCGGAGAATCTCTTGGATTCAGAGCTCTTCGGTCACGAACGAGGGTCGTTCACCGATGCGAAATCGATGAAGCGGGGACTCCTGGAGGTGGCCGACAGCGGGACAGTCCTCCTTGATGAGATCGGGGATATGTCATTGGCAGTTCAGCCCAAGCTCCTTCGAGTCCTGGAGACTCGAACCTTTAGGCGGGTCGGGGGTATCCGGGATATCTCTGTCGACGTGCGCATCATCACCGCCACCAACAAGGACCTCAAGAAGTTGGTGGAGACTGGTAGCTTCCGCGAAGATCTCTACTATCGCCTCAAGGTGATGCCTGTGGCGATGCCCCCACTGCGCGAGCGGGGTCGTGATGTGCTCTTGCTCGCTCAACTCTTCGTCCAGGAGTTCAACACGTTCTTGAAGAAACGCATTCGCGGATTCTCCGAAGAAGCCCAGGAGATCCTCCTGGCTTATCCTTGGCCAGGCAATGTGCGCGAAGTCAAGAACGTGACAGAACGCGCGATGATCCTCTGCCGGAGTGACATGATCCTTCCCGAGAATCTCCCGGCGGATCTTCCGGGAGTCACCGGCAAACCTGTCCGGGACACCACGGAGGAGAAGGCATCCCACCGACCGGGTCGCAGAGAGACAGACCCATTCCTTCCACTCGCCGCACTCGAGAAAAACCACATCCGCGAAGCGCTGGAGGCCACCGAGGGGAACCGCACTCAGGCGGCAAAGCTCTTGGGAATCTCCCGCTCCACCCTGCAGGACAAGATCAAGCGGTACCGTCTGCAAAAGTGA
- the dnaA gene encoding chromosomal replication initiator protein DnaA: protein MTGHPPLSQEVWQAALSNIQHQLVHHSFETWFRPLTLGSIGDSRLQVLLPNRFFKEWFEEHYIELLRSALEDLLFTRVEIDLMIPNQDLPPPPPPPEVPHKRTARRPPPTTSSLNSKYTFDNFVVGSGNQLAHAASLAVAEQISRAYNPFFIYGGVGLGKTHLLHAIGRLVLDRDDAIRVSYISSEKFTNDLINAIRFDSTIEFRNRYRSVDVLLIDDIQFIAGKERTQEEFFHTFNDLHNSSKQIVLTSDSIPKDIPGLEERLRSRFEWGLIADIQPPDLETKAAILRKKAQAEGVRIPDEVSLFIATNVKSNVRELEGYLIRIVAYASLTNQAITLDLACEVLKELVDGDRSITMPHILEVVGDFYRLKEKELLSKSRHKSIVLPRQVAMYLCRTHTNASLPDIGTEFGGKDHSTVMHACSKIRELLARDDRFRKQLQDLTNLLTR, encoded by the coding sequence ATGACCGGACATCCCCCATTGTCCCAGGAAGTCTGGCAGGCGGCCCTCTCCAACATCCAGCACCAACTGGTTCACCATAGCTTCGAGACCTGGTTCCGCCCCCTCACCCTGGGAAGTATAGGCGACAGTCGCCTCCAGGTCCTTCTTCCCAATCGCTTTTTCAAAGAGTGGTTTGAAGAACATTATATTGAACTCCTCCGGTCCGCCTTAGAGGATCTCCTGTTTACCCGCGTAGAGATCGATCTCATGATCCCAAACCAGGACCTCCCCCCACCACCCCCTCCCCCGGAAGTTCCACACAAACGGACTGCCCGCCGGCCCCCCCCTACGACCTCCTCCCTGAATTCCAAATACACCTTTGACAACTTTGTCGTGGGGAGTGGAAACCAACTCGCCCATGCTGCATCACTGGCGGTTGCCGAACAAATCTCGCGGGCGTACAATCCGTTCTTCATTTATGGCGGCGTCGGTCTCGGCAAGACGCATCTCCTTCACGCCATCGGCCGTCTCGTTCTGGACCGCGATGATGCGATCCGGGTCTCCTACATCTCGTCGGAAAAGTTCACTAACGACCTGATTAACGCGATCCGCTTTGATTCCACGATCGAATTCCGAAATCGCTACCGGAGTGTGGACGTCCTTCTCATTGACGACATCCAATTCATCGCCGGCAAGGAAAGGACGCAGGAGGAGTTTTTCCATACCTTTAACGACCTCCACAATTCCTCTAAACAAATCGTCTTGACGAGCGACAGCATCCCTAAGGACATCCCGGGTTTGGAAGAACGACTCCGCTCCCGGTTCGAGTGGGGCCTCATTGCCGATATCCAGCCCCCCGACCTGGAAACCAAGGCAGCCATCCTGAGGAAAAAGGCCCAGGCAGAGGGGGTGCGGATTCCGGATGAGGTATCCCTCTTTATCGCCACGAACGTAAAATCGAACGTCCGGGAGCTAGAGGGCTACCTGATCCGGATCGTCGCCTACGCCTCCCTGACCAACCAGGCAATCACGCTCGATCTCGCCTGCGAGGTCCTGAAGGAGCTCGTAGACGGGGACAGGAGTATCACTATGCCCCATATTCTGGAGGTGGTAGGGGACTTTTACCGCCTCAAGGAAAAGGAACTCCTGTCGAAGAGCCGGCACAAGTCTATCGTCCTGCCTCGGCAAGTGGCGATGTATCTCTGCCGCACTCACACGAACGCTTCCCTCCCGGACATCGGGACAGAGTTTGGGGGGAAAGACCACTCAACGGTCATGCACGCCTGTTCCAAGATCCGGGAACTGCTGGCGAGAGACGACCGGTTCCGAAAACAGTTGCAGGACTTGACTAATCTCCTCACCCGCTGA
- a CDS encoding NAD(P)/FAD-dependent oxidoreductase → MTGKRRNGKGAYDLVVIGTGSAASTVASRCRRAGWTVAVIDSRPFGGTCALRGCDPKKVLVAAAEALYWGHRLTGRGVYPGDVRIDWRELMAFKRTFTEPVPENHEQGFARAGIDPFYGRAKFVGPTSVHVGENLLEARHVVIASGAMPAKLGIPGEDHLITSEDFLELAELPERIVFVGAGYISMEFANVAVRAGAKVTVLHRGPRPLEGFDPDLAEKVAQAARASGIDLKLETQVERIDQIAGGFEVRTSAPAGAQTFEADLVVHGAGRVAEIDDLDLAAAGVERGERGVLVNEYLQSISNPAVYAAGDAAETAGLPLTPVAGLEGKVVAANLLDGNKAQPDYSGTPTVAFTLPPIAAVGLREDEARKQTLKFRVKYQDTSTWYSSRRVGEQYSASKVLIEEGTGRILGAHLLGPSADELINFFALAIRRGLTTEDLRDGIFAYPTHASDLAYMV, encoded by the coding sequence ATGACTGGCAAGAGGAGGAATGGTAAGGGCGCATACGACCTGGTTGTTATTGGAACCGGGTCCGCGGCCTCGACGGTGGCGTCACGCTGCCGCAGAGCAGGATGGACCGTAGCGGTTATAGATTCCCGCCCCTTCGGGGGTACGTGTGCCCTACGGGGCTGCGATCCCAAGAAAGTGCTGGTCGCCGCGGCCGAAGCGCTTTACTGGGGGCACCGCTTGACCGGCCGCGGGGTGTACCCTGGCGATGTGCGAATCGACTGGCGCGAGCTCATGGCCTTCAAACGGACGTTTACCGAACCCGTGCCCGAGAACCACGAACAGGGATTTGCCAGAGCTGGGATCGACCCGTTCTACGGGCGGGCGAAGTTCGTCGGCCCCACCTCTGTCCACGTCGGCGAAAATCTCTTGGAGGCCAGGCACGTGGTCATCGCGTCCGGCGCCATGCCGGCCAAGCTTGGAATTCCGGGGGAAGACCACCTCATCACGAGCGAAGACTTCCTTGAGTTGGCTGAGTTGCCGGAACGTATCGTCTTCGTGGGCGCCGGTTACATCTCCATGGAGTTCGCGAATGTTGCTGTCCGCGCCGGAGCCAAGGTCACTGTCCTTCACCGGGGTCCCCGTCCCCTTGAGGGATTCGATCCCGACTTGGCTGAGAAGGTGGCGCAGGCGGCCCGCGCCAGCGGCATCGATCTGAAGTTGGAGACCCAGGTTGAACGTATCGACCAAATTGCCGGTGGCTTCGAGGTAAGGACATCGGCGCCTGCGGGAGCGCAAACCTTCGAGGCTGATCTCGTGGTTCACGGTGCCGGCCGTGTTGCCGAGATAGACGACCTCGACCTGGCGGCGGCCGGCGTGGAGCGGGGTGAGCGTGGAGTACTGGTGAACGAGTACCTGCAGAGCATCTCGAATCCAGCGGTCTACGCCGCGGGAGATGCAGCCGAGACCGCAGGGTTGCCGCTTACACCTGTCGCGGGGCTCGAGGGAAAGGTTGTAGCAGCGAATCTCTTGGACGGAAACAAGGCACAGCCGGATTACAGCGGTACTCCGACCGTGGCGTTCACCTTGCCGCCGATCGCCGCGGTCGGTCTCAGAGAGGACGAGGCACGGAAGCAGACACTTAAGTTTAGGGTCAAATATCAGGATACGTCTACTTGGTATTCTTCCCGGCGCGTGGGCGAGCAATACTCGGCATCCAAGGTGCTGATCGAAGAAGGTACGGGTAGGATCCTCGGTGCGCACCTGCTCGGACCATCCGCTGATGAGCTGATCAACTTCTTTGCGCTTGCCATCCGTCGCGGTCTCACTACTGAGGATCTAAGGGACGGGATTTTCGCGTATCCGACACACGCGTCTGACTTGGCGTATATGGTCTGA
- a CDS encoding DoxX family protein — protein MQQSESHTFLGLDLTPLDKYLPLILRIAIGFLWIWMAVVPKLILPQKGTMMTKMASWLIPLTIPLPILTKAIAMFELALGVLLILGLFTRFVSLLMILMLAAIFIGLWPYVPQKGITSALAHLLLKDIPLAAATFYLFVKGGGHYSLDARQGRA, from the coding sequence ATGCAGCAAAGCGAAAGCCATACGTTTCTTGGGCTCGACCTTACCCCACTCGATAAATACCTCCCGCTCATTCTACGGATTGCCATCGGCTTCCTGTGGATCTGGATGGCCGTGGTGCCAAAGCTCATTCTTCCCCAGAAGGGAACAATGATGACCAAGATGGCCAGCTGGCTGATCCCTCTTACCATCCCTCTGCCGATCCTGACGAAAGCTATAGCAATGTTCGAGCTGGCGCTCGGGGTGCTGCTCATCCTGGGGCTCTTCACCCGCTTTGTTTCGCTCTTAATGATCCTCATGCTGGCGGCCATCTTTATAGGTCTCTGGCCTTACGTTCCCCAGAAGGGGATTACATCAGCCCTTGCACACCTTCTTTTGAAGGACATCCCCTTGGCGGCGGCCACCTTCTACCTCTTCGTGAAGGGGGGCGGACACTACAGCCTGGATGCCCGGCAGGGAAGGGCTTAA
- the merF gene encoding mercury resistance system transport protein MerF codes for MTNDKFVKVGGWGTGITGICCVTPILPWVFGLVGLAAVTAYLDYVLLPLLFLFVGIALWGWWRASQVRKVKG; via the coding sequence ATGACGAATGATAAGTTTGTGAAGGTCGGCGGGTGGGGCACGGGAATCACAGGAATCTGCTGTGTGACTCCTATCCTTCCCTGGGTATTTGGTCTCGTAGGGCTTGCCGCGGTCACCGCATACCTGGACTATGTCCTCTTACCCCTCTTGTTTTTATTCGTCGGGATCGCACTCTGGGGCTGGTGGCGGGCTTCCCAGGTGCGAAAGGTGAAGGGATAG
- a CDS encoding heavy metal-associated domain-containing protein: protein MVKRALEGLDGVEKAEVSFSNAQAIVTYDPTQVTLDGMVTAVEKAGFHAIPVQGGKEEL, encoded by the coding sequence TTGGTCAAACGGGCCCTGGAAGGGCTCGACGGCGTCGAAAAGGCGGAGGTCAGCTTTAGCAATGCCCAGGCGATCGTTACGTATGATCCTACCCAGGTGACACTTGATGGCATGGTGACGGCGGTTGAGAAGGCAGGATTTCACGCCATTCCCGTGCAAGGAGGCAAAGAAGAACTATGA